The Agromyces mangrovi genome contains a region encoding:
- the guaB gene encoding IMP dehydrogenase — MDEQADPFGFTGLTYDDVLLLPGQTDVIPSEADTTSRLTRRIEVATPLLSSAMDTVTEQRMAIAMAREGGIGILHRNLSIEDQAQQVDQVKRSESGMITNPVTTHPEATVAEVDAMCGRYRVSGLPVIDDDGILVGIITNRDMRFVSDFEKPSTKVRDVMTKAPLVTGRVGIDPDDAVAIFAQHKIEKLPLIDADGRLTGLITVKDFDKSEKYPHATKDAEGRLRVGAAIGFFGDAWERAGTLRDAGVDVLVVDTANGQSRGVLEIIAKLKADPAFADIDVIGGNVATRAGAQAIIDAGADAVKVGVGPGSICTTRVVAGVGVPQVTAVYEASLAARQAGVPLIADGGLQYSGDIAKALVAGADTVMLGSLLAGTAESPGELIFVNGKQFKQYRGMGSLGALQTRGEKTSYSKDRYFQADVPNDDKLIPEGIEGQVPYRGPLSAVAYQLVGGLRQSMFYVGARTIPELKAQGKFVRITPAGLKESHPHDVQIVVEAPNYRK, encoded by the coding sequence ATGGACGAGCAGGCCGATCCGTTCGGTTTCACGGGACTCACCTACGACGACGTGCTGCTGCTCCCCGGGCAGACCGACGTCATCCCGAGCGAGGCGGACACGACCTCGCGTCTCACCCGCCGGATCGAGGTGGCGACCCCGCTGCTCTCGTCGGCCATGGACACCGTGACCGAGCAGCGCATGGCCATCGCCATGGCACGCGAGGGCGGCATCGGCATCCTGCACCGCAACCTGTCCATCGAGGATCAGGCGCAGCAGGTCGACCAGGTCAAGCGCTCCGAGTCAGGCATGATCACGAACCCCGTCACCACGCATCCCGAGGCGACGGTCGCCGAGGTCGACGCGATGTGCGGCCGCTACCGCGTCTCGGGCCTGCCTGTGATCGACGACGACGGCATCCTCGTCGGCATCATCACCAACCGCGACATGCGCTTCGTCTCCGACTTCGAGAAGCCCTCGACGAAGGTGCGCGACGTCATGACGAAGGCGCCGCTCGTGACCGGCCGGGTCGGCATCGACCCCGACGACGCGGTCGCGATCTTCGCCCAGCACAAGATCGAGAAGCTGCCGCTGATCGACGCGGACGGGCGTCTCACGGGCCTCATCACGGTCAAGGACTTCGACAAGTCGGAGAAGTACCCGCACGCCACGAAGGACGCCGAGGGGCGCCTGCGCGTCGGTGCCGCGATCGGCTTCTTCGGCGACGCCTGGGAGCGCGCCGGCACGTTGCGCGACGCCGGCGTGGACGTCCTCGTCGTCGACACGGCCAACGGCCAGAGCCGCGGCGTGCTCGAGATCATCGCCAAGCTGAAGGCCGACCCGGCCTTCGCCGACATCGACGTGATCGGCGGCAACGTCGCCACGCGCGCGGGCGCGCAGGCGATCATCGACGCGGGTGCGGACGCCGTGAAGGTCGGCGTCGGCCCGGGCTCGATCTGCACCACGCGCGTCGTCGCGGGCGTGGGCGTGCCGCAGGTCACGGCCGTCTACGAGGCATCCCTCGCCGCCCGGCAGGCGGGCGTGCCGCTCATCGCCGACGGCGGCCTGCAGTACTCGGGCGACATCGCGAAGGCGCTCGTCGCCGGCGCCGACACCGTCATGCTCGGCTCGCTGCTCGCGGGCACCGCCGAGAGCCCGGGCGAGCTCATCTTCGTCAACGGCAAGCAGTTCAAGCAGTACCGCGGCATGGGTTCGCTGGGTGCCCTGCAGACCCGGGGCGAGAAGACCTCGTACTCGAAGGACCGCTACTTCCAGGCCGACGTGCCGAACGACGACAAGCTGATCCCCGAGGGCATCGAGGGGCAGGTGCCGTACCGCGGCCCGCTCTCGGCCGTCGCGTACCAGCTCGTCGGCGGGCTCCGGCAGTCGATGTTCTACGTCGGCGCGCGCACCATCCCCGAGCTCAAGGCGCAGGGCAAGTTCGTGCGCATCACGCCGGCCGGGCTCAAGGAGTCGCACCCCCACGACGTGCAGATCGTCGTGGAGGCGCCGAACTACCGCAAGTAG
- a CDS encoding ABC transporter permease subunit has protein sequence MEEDYTLFFRGNVQFEGEPLPDVVITIEGPGGFSSTVQTDADGRWEVGVPEKVVYTVTLDEETLPEGVVVAEGGATREAEFGQTSNASVNFFLGEGQRVTQNIWSQVLDRAVTGLNFGLLLALASIGLSLIFGTTGLSNFAHAEMVTFGALMMLTFSVYVGWPVWLAIIMAVVLSAALGWVLDAGLWKPLRRRGVAIVPLMIVSIGLSLAMRYTFQFFYGGTTQQLPGATIPPTIILGPISLSWIDVLSMGVSIVALLAFGYFLTRTRIGKATRAVSDNPSLASASGIDVDGVIRIVWVLGALLAGISGILFAYYRPGVSWDMGFQLLLLIFAAVTLGGLGTAFGALVGSLIVGLFVELSTLWLPSDLKYVGALVVLILVLLFRPQGILGRRERIG, from the coding sequence GTGGAGGAGGACTACACCCTCTTCTTCCGCGGCAACGTCCAGTTCGAGGGCGAGCCGCTCCCCGACGTCGTGATCACGATCGAGGGCCCGGGCGGGTTCAGCTCGACCGTGCAGACCGACGCCGACGGCCGCTGGGAGGTGGGCGTCCCCGAGAAGGTGGTCTACACCGTCACGCTCGACGAGGAGACCCTGCCCGAGGGCGTCGTCGTGGCCGAGGGCGGCGCCACGCGCGAGGCCGAGTTCGGCCAGACCAGCAACGCCTCGGTCAACTTCTTCCTCGGCGAGGGCCAGCGCGTCACGCAGAACATCTGGAGCCAGGTGCTCGACCGGGCGGTGACCGGCCTCAACTTCGGCCTGCTGCTCGCGCTCGCGTCGATCGGCCTCTCCCTCATCTTCGGCACGACCGGACTGTCGAACTTCGCGCACGCGGAGATGGTCACGTTCGGCGCGCTGATGATGCTGACCTTCTCCGTCTACGTGGGCTGGCCGGTCTGGCTCGCGATCATCATGGCAGTGGTGCTGAGCGCCGCACTCGGCTGGGTGCTGGATGCCGGCCTGTGGAAACCCCTCAGGCGCCGCGGCGTCGCGATCGTCCCATTGATGATCGTGTCGATCGGTCTGTCGCTGGCGATGCGGTACACCTTCCAGTTCTTCTACGGCGGCACCACCCAGCAGCTGCCGGGAGCGACGATCCCGCCGACGATCATCCTCGGGCCGATCTCGCTGTCCTGGATCGACGTGCTGAGCATGGGCGTGAGCATCGTCGCGCTGCTCGCATTCGGGTACTTCCTGACGCGAACGCGCATCGGCAAGGCCACCCGCGCGGTGTCGGACAACCCGAGCCTCGCCTCGGCCAGCGGCATCGACGTCGACGGCGTCATCCGGATCGTCTGGGTGCTCGGCGCGCTGCTCGCCGGCATCAGCGGCATCCTCTTCGCCTACTACCGTCCGGGCGTCAGCTGGGACATGGGCTTCCAGCTGCTGCTGCTGATCTTCGCGGCCGTCACGCTCGGCGGCCTCGGCACAGCGTTCGGCGCGCTCGTCGGCTCGCTCATCGTCGGCCTGTTCGTCGAGCTGTCGACGCTCTGGCTGCCGAGCGACCTGAAGTACGTCGGCGCGCTCGTGGTGCTGATCCTCGTGCTGCTGTTCCGGCCACAGGGCATCCTGGGCCGTCGAGAGAGAATCGGATAG
- a CDS encoding branched-chain amino acid ABC transporter permease: MLDWGAIFGNAAIEFISPTTAAYALAALGLAIHFGYTGLLNFGQAGFMAIGAYGYALSALRFGLPIWACVLIGIGASVVFALILGIPTLRLRADYLAIVTIAAAEIVRLLFTTNEFDAFTGSASGLSAFQRDLEALNPLPDGSYGFGPWNFSDRTWFFLMIAWVVVALCALLTWMLMRSPWGRVIKGIREDEDAVRSLGKNVYSYKMQSLILGGVFGTLAGMLFVFPRAVVPSYFQPTLTFFIYAILLLGGAATILGPIVGSMVFWVLLSFFSGFVARAVAAGWFPFMTQVQAGQLRFILVGVAIILIVVFMPQGILGNKKELAFVK, translated from the coding sequence ATGCTCGACTGGGGAGCGATCTTCGGCAATGCCGCAATCGAATTCATCAGCCCGACCACCGCGGCGTACGCGCTCGCGGCACTGGGCCTCGCCATCCACTTCGGCTACACGGGCCTGCTGAACTTCGGACAGGCCGGCTTCATGGCGATCGGCGCGTACGGCTACGCGCTGTCGGCGCTGCGCTTCGGACTCCCGATCTGGGCGTGCGTGCTCATCGGCATCGGAGCATCCGTCGTCTTCGCGCTGATCCTCGGTATCCCGACCCTGCGACTGCGCGCCGACTACCTGGCGATCGTGACCATCGCGGCCGCCGAGATCGTGCGACTGCTGTTCACGACCAACGAGTTCGACGCCTTCACGGGCTCCGCGAGCGGCCTCTCGGCGTTCCAGCGCGACCTCGAGGCGCTGAACCCGCTGCCCGACGGGTCGTACGGATTCGGACCCTGGAACTTCAGCGACCGCACGTGGTTCTTCCTCATGATCGCGTGGGTGGTCGTGGCGCTGTGCGCGCTGCTCACCTGGATGCTCATGCGCAGCCCCTGGGGCCGCGTGATCAAGGGCATCCGCGAGGACGAGGACGCCGTGCGCTCGCTCGGCAAGAACGTCTACTCGTACAAGATGCAGAGCCTCATCCTCGGCGGCGTCTTCGGCACCCTGGCGGGCATGCTCTTCGTGTTCCCGCGCGCCGTCGTGCCGAGCTACTTCCAGCCGACGCTGACGTTCTTCATCTACGCCATCCTGCTGCTGGGCGGCGCGGCCACCATCCTCGGGCCCATCGTCGGCTCGATGGTGTTCTGGGTGCTGCTGTCGTTCTTCTCGGGCTTCGTCGCCCGTGCGGTGGCGGCCGGGTGGTTCCCGTTCATGACCCAGGTGCAGGCCGGGCAGCTCCGGTTCATCCTCGTGGGCGTGGCGATCATCCTGATAGTCGTGTTCATGCCACAGGGCATACTCGGCAACAAGAAGGAGTTGGCCTTTGTCAAGTGA
- a CDS encoding ABC transporter ATP-binding protein, protein MSSDSVPSKTPEKTTGLHVGDPAPGVKKVDPILVADHVKRTFGGLTAVDVDHVEIPRNAITALIGPNGAGKTTFFNLLTGFDRPDTGTWEFDGRPLAHVPAYRVARMGLIRTFQLTKSLGLLTVMDNMKLGAKGQSGENFFRALLPFLWRGEEQANEDKAMDLLTRFKLDTKKDDYAASLSGGQRKLLEMARALMSDPTLVMLDEPMAGVNPALTQSLLDHILDLKAEGMTVLFVEHDMHMVRHIADWVIVMAEGRVVAEGDPHEVMQNPAVIDAYLGSHHDSDLGDTETEHVTAMKELIDDEQ, encoded by the coding sequence TTGTCAAGTGACAGCGTTCCCTCGAAGACGCCCGAGAAGACGACCGGGCTGCACGTCGGCGATCCCGCGCCGGGCGTGAAGAAGGTCGATCCGATCCTCGTCGCCGACCACGTCAAGCGCACGTTCGGCGGCCTCACCGCGGTCGACGTCGACCACGTCGAGATCCCGCGCAACGCCATCACCGCGCTCATCGGCCCGAACGGTGCCGGCAAGACGACGTTCTTCAACCTGCTCACGGGCTTCGACCGGCCCGACACGGGCACCTGGGAGTTCGACGGCCGGCCCCTCGCGCACGTCCCGGCCTACCGGGTCGCGCGCATGGGCCTCATCCGCACCTTCCAGCTGACCAAGTCGCTCGGCCTGCTGACCGTCATGGACAACATGAAGCTCGGCGCGAAGGGCCAGTCGGGTGAGAACTTCTTCCGCGCCCTCCTGCCGTTCCTCTGGCGCGGCGAGGAGCAGGCGAACGAGGACAAGGCGATGGACCTGCTCACGCGGTTCAAGCTCGACACGAAGAAGGACGACTACGCGGCCAGCCTCTCCGGCGGCCAGCGGAAGCTGCTCGAGATGGCCCGGGCGCTCATGAGCGACCCCACGCTCGTCATGCTCGACGAGCCGATGGCGGGCGTGAACCCGGCGCTGACGCAGTCGCTGCTCGACCACATCCTCGACCTCAAGGCCGAGGGCATGACCGTGCTCTTCGTCGAGCACGACATGCACATGGTGCGCCACATCGCCGACTGGGTGATCGTCATGGCCGAGGGCCGCGTCGTCGCCGAGGGCGACCCGCACGAGGTCATGCAGAACCCCGCGGTGATCGACGCCTACCTGGGCAGCCACCACGACAGCGATCTCGGCGACACCGAGACCGAGCACGTCACGGCGATGAAGGAGCTCATCGATGACGAACAGTGA
- a CDS encoding ABC transporter ATP-binding protein, producing the protein MTNSEPSTTQVAEPEREMVVDVRGVTAGYLPGVNILNDCSLQARDGELIGIIGPNGAGKSTLLKSIFGLVKVREGGIYLRGDEITNLKANKLVAKGVGFVPQTNNVFPTLTIQENLEMGVYQRPKDLKHRLEFVVDIFPELGKRLSQRAGSLSGGERQMVAMSRALMMGPHVLLLDEPSAGLSPVRQDEAFLRVKEINRAGVTTIMVEQNARRCLQICDRGYVLDQGHDAYTGTGRELLNDPKVIGLYLGTLGQDE; encoded by the coding sequence ATGACGAACAGTGAACCGAGCACGACGCAGGTCGCAGAGCCGGAGCGCGAGATGGTGGTCGACGTGCGGGGAGTCACCGCCGGTTACCTGCCCGGCGTGAACATCCTCAACGACTGTTCGCTCCAGGCCCGCGACGGCGAGCTCATCGGCATCATCGGCCCGAACGGCGCCGGCAAGTCGACGCTGCTGAAGTCGATCTTCGGGCTCGTGAAGGTCCGCGAGGGCGGCATCTACCTGCGGGGCGACGAGATCACGAACCTGAAGGCGAACAAGCTCGTCGCCAAGGGCGTCGGGTTCGTCCCCCAGACGAACAACGTCTTCCCGACGCTGACCATCCAGGAGAACCTCGAGATGGGCGTCTACCAGCGCCCCAAGGATCTGAAGCACCGCCTCGAGTTCGTGGTCGACATCTTCCCCGAGCTCGGCAAGCGGCTCTCGCAGCGCGCGGGGTCGCTCTCGGGCGGCGAGCGCCAGATGGTCGCCATGTCGCGCGCCCTCATGATGGGCCCGCACGTGCTGCTGCTCGACGAGCCGTCGGCCGGCCTCTCCCCCGTGCGCCAGGACGAGGCGTTCCTGCGCGTCAAGGAGATCAACCGCGCCGGCGTCACCACCATCATGGTCGAGCAGAACGCCCGACGCTGCCTGCAGATCTGCGACCGCGGCTACGTGCTCGACCAGGGCCACGACGCCTACACCGGCACCGGCCGCGAGCTGCTGAACGACCCCAAGGTCATCGGCCTCTACCTCGGCACGCTGGGCCAGGACGAGTAG
- a CDS encoding ABC transporter substrate-binding protein, giving the protein MSVIAKASAKRSARAAWTGIALAGVSALLLTACSSGETTEPTESDEAAASGDANPIEPGERDLTLKIGTILPQSGALAFLGPPEEAGVALAAQEINDADLGITVDVVYRDSGDTTTDTATVSVTDLLSQDVSGIVGAASSGVSKTVIDQIVAAGVVQFSPANTSADFTDYDDDNLYWRTAPSDTLQGEVLGNLIASDGNATLGMIVLNDPYGTGLAEFTKTAFEAAGGEVVAEELFNEGDSNFDSQIAGVTAANPDAIALITFDQAKIVTPALVGEGFPGDKLYFVDGNLADYSADFAPGLVEGAKGTLPGLDVSTLGDFTDQLLEIDDSLTDYSYAAESYDAVILLALAAYAANSTDGADIAEYLQQVSGGIADVGEKVTTFADGAALLAEGEQIDYDGPSGPVTFDENGDPTEATIGIFQYNADGTYERIGDG; this is encoded by the coding sequence ATGAGCGTAATCGCGAAGGCTTCGGCCAAGCGCTCGGCTCGCGCGGCCTGGACGGGGATCGCCCTTGCGGGTGTATCCGCGCTCCTCCTCACCGCGTGCAGTTCGGGTGAGACGACCGAGCCCACCGAGTCTGACGAGGCTGCCGCCTCCGGCGACGCCAACCCGATCGAGCCCGGCGAGCGCGACCTCACCCTGAAGATCGGTACGATCCTCCCGCAGTCGGGTGCGCTCGCATTCCTCGGCCCGCCCGAGGAGGCCGGCGTGGCCCTCGCCGCGCAGGAGATCAACGACGCCGACCTCGGCATCACCGTCGACGTCGTCTACCGCGACTCGGGTGACACCACCACCGACACCGCGACCGTCTCGGTGACCGACCTCCTCTCGCAGGACGTCTCGGGCATCGTCGGCGCCGCATCGTCGGGCGTCTCGAAGACCGTCATCGACCAGATCGTCGCCGCGGGCGTCGTGCAGTTCTCGCCGGCCAACACGTCGGCGGACTTCACCGACTACGACGACGACAACCTCTACTGGCGCACCGCTCCGTCGGACACGCTCCAGGGCGAGGTGCTCGGCAACCTGATCGCGTCGGACGGCAACGCCACGCTCGGCATGATCGTGCTGAACGACCCGTACGGCACCGGTCTCGCGGAGTTCACGAAGACCGCGTTCGAGGCCGCCGGCGGCGAGGTCGTCGCCGAGGAGCTCTTCAACGAGGGCGACTCGAACTTCGACTCGCAGATCGCGGGCGTCACCGCAGCCAACCCGGACGCGATCGCGCTGATCACGTTCGACCAGGCGAAGATCGTCACGCCGGCGCTCGTCGGCGAGGGCTTCCCCGGTGACAAGCTGTACTTCGTCGACGGCAACCTGGCCGACTACAGCGCGGACTTCGCGCCGGGTCTGGTCGAGGGCGCCAAGGGCACCCTGCCCGGTCTCGACGTGAGCACGCTCGGTGACTTCACCGACCAGCTGCTCGAGATCGACGACTCGCTGACCGACTACAGCTACGCGGCCGAGTCGTACGACGCGGTCATCCTCCTGGCGCTCGCGGCCTACGCCGCGAACAGCACCGACGGCGCCGACATCGCCGAGTACCTCCAGCAGGTCTCGGGCGGCATCGCCGACGTGGGCGAGAAGGTCACGACCTTCGCCGACGGCGCTGCGCTCCTCGCCGAGGGTGAGCAGATCGACTACGACGGTCCGTCGGGCCCGGTCACCTTCGACGAGAACGGTGACCCGACCGAGGCGACCATCGGCATCTTCCAGTACAACGCCGACGGCACGTACGAGCGCATCGGCGACGGATAG
- the rarD gene encoding EamA family transporter RarD — MTDTSRPGAQGPADPSAATRRAGFAFAFTAYGLWGVLPLYFLALAPTGPFEIVAWRVLLSLVFCAVLLTATRAWRPLVALARDRRVLLVMGAAGALIYVNWQTYVYATASDQVVEASLGYFINPIVTVFLGVLVLRERLRPLQWVAVAISFVAVLVLTFAHGGLPWIALVLAFSFGCYGLIKKRVGGRVDAVAGLTLETAWLTPLAIVQLVVVAMTSGLTLGTAGPVHALLLLCAGAVTAVPLLAFAAGSRRLPLVSMGFIQYLAPVIQFVVGVAVLGEPMPLERWIGFALVWLAIAVLLVDLAQAAGRGRAARKALAASEDRDAPEAPVGPV, encoded by the coding sequence GTGACCGACACCTCCCGGCCCGGGGCCCAGGGCCCCGCGGACCCCTCCGCCGCGACCCGCCGGGCGGGATTCGCGTTCGCGTTCACCGCATACGGACTCTGGGGAGTCCTGCCGCTGTACTTCCTGGCGCTCGCGCCCACCGGGCCGTTCGAGATCGTCGCCTGGCGGGTGCTGCTCTCGCTCGTGTTCTGCGCGGTGCTGCTCACCGCGACACGGGCCTGGCGGCCGCTCGTCGCGCTCGCGCGCGACCGCCGGGTGCTGTTGGTGATGGGCGCGGCGGGCGCCCTCATCTACGTCAACTGGCAGACCTACGTCTACGCCACCGCGTCCGACCAGGTCGTCGAGGCGTCGCTCGGCTACTTCATCAACCCGATCGTCACGGTCTTCCTCGGCGTGCTCGTGCTGCGGGAGCGGCTGCGCCCGCTGCAGTGGGTCGCGGTGGCGATCTCGTTCGTCGCGGTGCTCGTGCTCACCTTCGCCCATGGCGGGCTGCCGTGGATCGCCCTCGTGCTCGCGTTCTCGTTCGGCTGCTACGGGCTGATCAAGAAGCGCGTCGGCGGGCGGGTCGACGCGGTCGCGGGACTCACCCTCGAGACCGCGTGGCTCACGCCGCTCGCGATCGTGCAGCTCGTCGTCGTCGCGATGACGTCGGGGCTCACGCTGGGCACCGCGGGGCCCGTGCACGCGCTGCTGCTGCTCTGCGCGGGCGCCGTCACCGCGGTGCCGCTGCTCGCGTTCGCGGCCGGCTCGCGCCGCCTGCCGCTCGTCTCGATGGGGTTCATCCAGTACCTCGCGCCGGTCATCCAGTTCGTCGTGGGCGTGGCCGTGCTGGGCGAACCCATGCCGCTCGAGCGGTGGATCGGGTTCGCGCTCGTGTGGCTCGCCATCGCCGTGCTGCTGGTGGACCTCGCACAGGCCGCAGGACGGGGCAGGGCGGCTCGTAAGGCGCTCGCCGCATCCGAGGACCGGGACGCCCCGGAAGCCCCCGTGGGGCCCGTCTGA
- the groES gene encoding co-chaperone GroES — protein MSVSIKPLEDRIVIQQVEAEQTTASGLVIPDTAKEKPQEGEVVAVGPGRIDDNGNRVPLDVAVGDKVIYSKYGGTEVKFGGQDYLVLSARDVLAVVVR, from the coding sequence GTGTCGGTCTCCATCAAGCCGCTCGAGGATCGCATCGTCATCCAGCAGGTCGAGGCGGAGCAGACCACCGCTTCGGGTCTCGTCATCCCGGACACCGCGAAGGAGAAGCCCCAGGAGGGCGAGGTCGTCGCGGTCGGCCCGGGTCGCATCGACGACAACGGCAACCGCGTCCCGCTCGACGTCGCCGTCGGCGACAAGGTGATCTACTCGAAGTACGGCGGAACCGAGGTCAAGTTCGGCGGCCAGGACTACCTGGTGCTCTCGGCCCGCGACGTGCTCGCGGTGGTCGTGCGCTAG
- a CDS encoding class I SAM-dependent methyltransferase yields the protein MDRAELLELLSPEGLRLLDSLPRWTGRDQVVQAVSRLRKEGHSAGVVAAALTQSRLRARAEAKFGPFAERMLFTEAGLEQATRLRVAALHAGRFDAAGLRRVADLGCGIGGDALAMAAIDLHVTAVEADEVTAAIAAYNLTPFAHAEVVHADAASVPLDDVDAAWLDPARRRTEQGTTTRLSDAADYSPSLDTVFAIAERMPVGVKLGPGTDRDVIPHDAEAQWVSVDGDLVELVLWTGVLARDGVGRAALVLRDDGAHEMVAPADSEDAPTGELGAFVYEPDPAVIRSRLIGDLARRLDGRMVGDGIAYVSADDLTPTPFATAFRVLEQLPPDEQDLRRALRDRGIGVLEIKKRGVDVDPAALRKRLKLRGDASATVILTRAQGRHVALLAERV from the coding sequence ATGGATCGCGCCGAGCTGCTCGAGCTGCTGAGCCCCGAGGGCCTCCGACTCCTCGACTCGCTCCCCCGCTGGACCGGCCGCGACCAGGTCGTGCAGGCCGTGAGCCGGCTCCGCAAGGAGGGCCACTCGGCGGGGGTCGTGGCGGCCGCCCTCACCCAGTCGCGGCTGCGCGCGCGGGCGGAGGCGAAGTTCGGGCCCTTCGCCGAGCGCATGCTCTTCACCGAGGCGGGCCTCGAGCAGGCGACGCGCCTCCGCGTCGCCGCGCTGCACGCCGGGCGCTTCGACGCCGCGGGCCTGCGCCGCGTCGCAGACCTCGGCTGCGGCATCGGCGGCGACGCGCTCGCGATGGCCGCGATCGACCTGCACGTGACGGCGGTCGAGGCCGACGAGGTCACCGCCGCGATCGCGGCCTACAACCTCACCCCGTTCGCGCACGCGGAGGTGGTGCATGCCGACGCGGCATCCGTGCCCCTCGACGACGTCGACGCGGCCTGGCTCGACCCCGCCCGCCGCCGCACCGAGCAGGGCACCACGACCCGGCTGTCGGACGCCGCGGACTACTCGCCGAGCCTCGACACGGTGTTCGCGATCGCCGAGCGGATGCCCGTGGGCGTGAAGCTCGGCCCCGGAACCGACCGCGACGTCATCCCCCACGACGCGGAGGCGCAGTGGGTGTCGGTCGACGGCGACCTCGTCGAGCTCGTGCTCTGGACCGGCGTGCTCGCCCGCGACGGGGTGGGCCGGGCTGCCCTGGTGCTGCGCGACGACGGCGCGCACGAGATGGTCGCGCCGGCCGACAGCGAGGACGCCCCGACCGGTGAGCTCGGCGCATTCGTGTACGAGCCCGACCCGGCGGTCATCCGGTCCCGGCTCATCGGCGACCTCGCGCGCCGGCTCGACGGGCGCATGGTCGGCGACGGCATCGCCTACGTCTCGGCCGACGACCTGACGCCGACGCCGTTCGCGACCGCGTTCCGCGTGCTCGAGCAGCTGCCGCCCGACGAGCAGGACCTGCGACGGGCGCTGCGCGACCGCGGCATCGGCGTGCTCGAGATCAAGAAGCGCGGGGTCGACGTCGATCCGGCGGCGCTCCGGAAGCGACTGAAGCTGCGCGGCGACGCGAGCGCGACGGTCATCCTGACCCGGGCGCAGGGGCGGCACGTGGCTCTGCTCGCCGAGCGGGTCTGA
- a CDS encoding DUF4190 domain-containing protein: protein MTDPNTPSEKPEEPETPAPTEPDAPAPAEPTAPTPAEPAPPAPEEPLAPTPAEPVVPAQPETPTAPPAPPAPEPTAPPAAPQAAASTPPPPAPSAYGPAGTEQVSYAASPTPAPASGESAPVLSIISLVAGIIGIVGSLAVVWIPIVGGILQLFIPAAAVVLGFLGRKKEPKGKGMALAGIITGFVGIAIGLISIIGWIALIAAAPFEYYY, encoded by the coding sequence ATGACCGACCCGAACACCCCGTCCGAGAAGCCCGAGGAGCCGGAGACCCCGGCACCGACCGAGCCCGACGCGCCCGCACCCGCCGAGCCGACGGCGCCGACGCCCGCGGAGCCGGCGCCCCCGGCACCGGAGGAGCCGCTCGCGCCGACCCCGGCCGAGCCGGTCGTGCCAGCCCAGCCCGAGACGCCGACTGCGCCGCCCGCTCCGCCCGCACCCGAGCCGACCGCACCGCCGGCCGCTCCGCAGGCGGCCGCGTCGACGCCTCCGCCTCCCGCACCGTCGGCCTACGGGCCGGCGGGCACCGAGCAGGTGTCGTACGCGGCGTCGCCGACGCCCGCACCGGCGTCCGGCGAGTCCGCTCCCGTCCTGTCGATCATCTCGCTGGTCGCGGGCATCATCGGCATCGTGGGCTCGCTGGCCGTGGTGTGGATCCCGATCGTGGGCGGCATCCTGCAGCTGTTCATCCCGGCCGCCGCGGTCGTGCTCGGCTTCCTGGGCCGCAAGAAGGAACCCAAGGGCAAGGGCATGGCGCTCGCCGGCATCATCACCGGCTTCGTGGGCATCGCGATCGGCCTGATCTCGATCATCGGATGGATCGCGCTCATCGCGGCCGCCCCGTTCGAGTACTACTACTGA
- a CDS encoding DUF4190 domain-containing protein → MTDPNTPQQPDYSAAPAPSGQYAAAPNTQKTNVLAIISLVSAFFISLAAVITGHIALSQIKKTGEQGRGLAIAGLIIGYIGLVLGLIGIIIWIAAFGFLASTGSLTY, encoded by the coding sequence GTGACCGACCCCAACACCCCGCAGCAGCCCGACTACTCCGCCGCACCCGCCCCGTCCGGCCAGTACGCCGCCGCACCGAACACGCAGAAGACCAATGTCCTCGCGATCATCTCGCTCGTGTCGGCGTTCTTCATCTCGCTCGCCGCGGTCATCACCGGGCACATCGCGCTCAGCCAGATCAAGAAGACCGGCGAGCAGGGCCGCGGCCTCGCCATCGCCGGCCTGATCATCGGCTACATCGGCCTGGTGCTCGGCCTCATCGGCATCATCATCTGGATCGCGGCCTTCGGGTTCCTCGCGAGCACCGGCAGCCTGACCTACTGA